The DNA region GAAGCTTGGGTCGACGGCGATGCCCATGAGGCCGCCCTCCCCGTTCTCGCGCGTTCCGACGACGGGATTGTTCGCGAGCTGCGCGGCACCGGGCGCCGTGCTCTGGTACACGAGGAGGTTGCCAACGCGCTCGCTCACGAGCATGCGGCCATCCGGCAGCGGCGCGACGTCCCAGGGGAGGCTCAGCCCTGACTGCAGTGTGGTGACGCTGAGCCGCGGCGTCGCTCCGCCGCTGACGGTCACCGCGACGAAGACTCCCTCGTCGTCCATCCACACCGTGCCGTCGATGACCGGCCGCAGCGCGAGCACATACGTGCTCGGCGTCGTCGGCGCCTTCACCTTGAACGTGAACGTGGCGTTCGCCCCCGGCGCCACGGTCGCCTCGCTCTGCGCCGCGGGCCGCGAGCCGCTGAGCCAATCGACGCCGAGCGATGCCCACGTCAGCTCGTCGTTCTTGATCCCGATGCGCGCCTCTTCACCGAGAACACCCTTGACCCACGGCTTGCCGCCGGTGTTGCGGAACGTGAGCGTGATCGGCTCGCTCGTGACGCCCGGCGCGAGCTCGGGCACGGTCGACTGCGTGATCCAGCGGCTGTGATAACCGGCGTCGCTCGTGACGAGCACGAACACACCCTGGTGCTCGAGCCACGTCACCCCATCGGCCACGGGGCGAAGTGGCAGCCGATACACGCCGAGCCGCGACGGAGATCGGATCGTGAACGTGAATGTGCCGATCGCTCCGGGAGCAACGCTGGCCTCGACCGTGGTCGCGGTGCGGTTCGCGCTCAGCCAGCCCACCGACATCTCGGCGAAGGCGGTCGAGTCATCGACCACACCGAGGTTGACCTGACGGCCCGCGACCCCGCGCTGCCATGTCGTCGTGCCGGTGTTGCGGAAGCGGAGCGAGTAGTTGACGGCCATCCCGGGCGCGAGCGTCGGCCACGAATCCTGGCCGACCCAGGCGCTGTGGAATCCGGTGTTATCGACGGCGG from Candidatus Limnocylindria bacterium includes:
- a CDS encoding PQQ-dependent sugar dehydrogenase; the encoded protein is MSFPLVVRSTLGALVIVAATLAAAVPAAAVDNTGFHSAWVGQDSWPTLAPGMAVNYSLRFRNTGTTTWQRGVAGRQVNLGVVDDSTAFAEMSVGWLSANRTATTVEASVAPGAIGTFTFTIRSPSRLGVYRLPLRPVADGVTWLEHQGVFVLVTSDAGYHSRWITQSTVPELAPGVTSEPITLTFRNTGGKPWVKGVLGEEARIGIKNDELTWASLGVDWLSGSRPAAQSEATVAPGANATFTFKVKAPTTPSTYVLALRPVIDGTVWMDDEGVFVAVTVSGGATPRLSVTTLQSGLSLPWDVAPLPDGRMLVSERVGNLLVYQSTAPGAAQLANNPVVGTRENGEGGLMGIAVDPSFATNSFIYVCASRDDEGLYRNQVLRYKLVGNFIAFDGFVIRGGMAAAGNHNGCRLRFGPDGKLWVTMGDAGNLRNGQDPSALNGKVLRVNTDGTVPSDNPVIPGSAGRSAIYTWGNRNPQGLAFEPGTGTPYEVEHGDDTHDEINILVAGGNYGYPLYRGPVGRPGFIDPAWSSGNVTLATSGADFVVGPQWGAWSGSLFVAQLKEMDLRRFELFAGTARQTNVLFDNVYGRLRSVVFGADGAIYLTTSNGTSDRVLRITATQP